The Onychomys torridus chromosome 4, mOncTor1.1, whole genome shotgun sequence genome includes a window with the following:
- the LOC118582692 gene encoding olfactory receptor 142, which translates to MANENNVTELIFTGLFQDPEVQKVCFVLFLPVYLATVLGNGLIVVTVSISKSLRSPMYFFLSSLSLVEICYSSTIVPKFLTDLLARIKTISLKGCLAQIFFSHFFGVVEVILLVVMAYDRYVAICKPLHYMNIMSHQVCHMLVAGSWLGGLIHSIIQILITIPLPFCGPNVIDHYFCDLQPLFKLACTDTFMEGVVVMANSGLISIISLLILVTSYVIILVILRNHSAEGRRKALSTCASHITVVILFFGPGAFIYMRPSSTYTVDKLVAVFYTVITPMLNPIIYTLRNAEVKNAIGKIWSQKES; encoded by the coding sequence ATGGCcaatgaaaataatgtaactGAATTAATTTTCACTGGCCTTTTCCAGGATCCTGAGGTGCAGAAGGTGTGCTTTGTACTGTTCCTTCCCGTGTACCTGGCCACAGTGCTGGGCAATGGCCTCATTGTGGTGACAGTCAGCATCAGTAAGAGTCTGCGttcccccatgtacttcttcctcagctCCTTGTCCCTGGTGGAGATCTGTTATTCTTCTACCATTGTCCCCAAGTTCCTCACTGATTTACTTGCTAGGATTAAAACCATCTCTCTGAAGGGCTGTCTGGCTCAGatatttttctcccatttctttgGAGTTGTTGAAGTCATTCTGCTTGTagtgatggcctatgaccgctatgtggccatctgcaaaccTCTTCATTACATGAACATCATGAGTCATCAAGTGTGTCACATGCTGGTGGCTGGTTCCTGGCTGGGGGGCCTCATTCACTCCATAATCCAGATCCTCATCACCATTCCATTGCCCTTCTGTGGTCCCAATGTGATTGACCACTACTTCTGTGACCTCCAGCCATTATTTAAGCTTGCCTGCACTGACACCTTTATGGAGGGGGTTGTTGTGATGGCTAACAGTGGTTTAATCTCTATAATTTCTCTCCTTATTTTGGTGACATCCTATGTCATCATCCTTGTCATCTTGAGGAACCATTCAGCAGAGGGGAGGCGCAAGGCCCTCTCCACCTGTGCCTCTCACATTACAGTGGTCATCTTGTTCTTTGGGCCTGGTGCTTTTATTTACATGAGACCTTCCTCTACCTACACTGTGGACAAACTTGTGGCTGTGTTCTATACGGTCATCACTCCCATGCTGAACCCCATCATCTACACACTTAGAAATGCAGAGGTGAAAAACGCCATAGGGAAGATCTGGAGCCAAAAGGAGAGCTGA